A segment of the Luteolibacter sp. Y139 genome:
ACGGGTGACAAGCTCATCGTGGCGGTCGCCAACCCCTGGAGTCCGCTTCCTGACGAATACCTCGCCCCGCGTTTCCCGGATCTCGAGATCGTCAAGGTCGTCACCCTCGCCTCTGAAATCGCCCGCGCGATCGAGTCGGTCGGCACCAATTCGGGCCCCAGCCGCTCCGAACTGGAAGCCATCGACGTCGAGGACAATGACGAGTCCATCCGCGACTTCGACGTCACCACCGACTACACCGAGCCGATGGCCCAACTCGTGGCCACGGTGATGGCGGACGCGGTCAAAACCCGCGCTTCCGATATTCACTTCAAGGTCGAGAAGGAGTCGTTCTACTACGCCTATCGCGTCGACGGCGACATCGGCTCGAAGGTCGAGATCCCGATGAAGCTGAAGGACCGACTGGATGCCTTCCTTCTCAACCTGATGAAGCTCCCCACCGAAATCCGCGCCACCGCGCCGGGTATCTCGGGCCGCTTCACCATCTCCTATTTCCACCGCCCCATCGACATTCGCTACGAGAGACACCGTACTTACCGCGGCTATCACGTGACCATGCGTTTGCTCGATAAGAGCCACATCAACGTGACCCTCGGCAAGGGCACCCTCGCTTTCGACGAAGAGACCCTTTTCGAACTCAGCAAGGTGATGCGCGTCCCCGCCGGCATCATCGTCATGTCCGGTCCCACCGGTTCCGGTAAGTCGACGACGCTGAACGCCATCCTTCGCGAGCTGAACCGCCCGGACGTCAATATCCTGACACTGGAAAACCCGGTGGAAGACGAAGTTCCCGGCATCACCCACTGCGACTTGAAGAGCCCGAAGGAGTTCAAGCCGATGATCGCTTCCTTCATGCGTTCCGACCCGGACATCATCCTCATGGGTGAGGTTCGCGACATCGAGTCCGCGGAACTCGCGATCGAAGCTGCGGTGACGGGCCACAAGGTGCTTACCACCATTCACACCCCGCGCGCCTCCCAGATCATCGAGCGTTTCGAGCAGCTCGGCATCGAGCGCTGGAAAATTGCCCAGACCCTCAAGGCTGCCTGCGCGCAACGTCTGGTGAAGCTGCTCTGCCCTTACTGCAAGGAACCCAAGGACGGCATCTCCGACCACGACCGGAGAACCTTCAACCTCGACGAGTCCTGGGCTACCGTTCCCGTCTTTGCCGCAAAATCAGGCGGCTGTGCTGAATGCCGCAACTCCGGCTACAGCGGTCGTACTGCCATTCTCGAAATCATTCCCATCACCCCGAAGACCTCCGACATGCTGTCGAAGGGCGAAATTTCCCCTTACGAACTGGAAGTGAAGATCCAGAACGAAGGAATCTTGCCCAACCTGCGCCGAAGCGGCTTGCGCCTGCTTCGCGAAGGCAAAACCGACATTGAAGCCGTGGCGAAGGTCATCGACATGACTTACACCGATGAGTAGCGCCTCCGCCACCGCCAAGCCGGGCACTCCCGCGTCCGCCGCCAAGCCAGCCGCCCAAGGCGGCTCCTTCGGCTTCCTCAAGCAGACGAAGGTAAAGCTCTTCACCAAGAAGCAACTGGTCTCGATGTTCCGTGGCCTCGCTTCGATGCTGCGCGCCCAGATCAATACCGCGGACGCACTCAAGTACTACGGTCAGGGCCTTCAGGACAAGGTGATGTCCGAAGCCCTTTTGAAGATCCGCGAGGAGATCAATTCCGGCGTCAACGTGCACGAGGCATTCCGCCGCACCGGCCGCTTCTCGGACATGGTCATCGGTCTGATCCAGGCTGGTAGCGATGCCGGCCAGCTCCACCAGGCCTTCGGCGCACTCGCAGCCCGCTTCACCAGCGAGATGCAGTTCACCAAGGCGCTGCGCAAGGCCACCGTCATGCCTTCCGTCGTCATTACGGTCCTGGCTTCCGCCTTCGTTTTCTCGCAGGTCAGCATCGTCCCGCAGGTGCAAGACATGCTCAAGTCCGTGGCCCAGAAGCCCGACGGCATGACCGCCATCGCCTTCAAGGTCAGCGCCATCACCAGGGCGATCTGGCCCTTCGTTTTCGGCTCGGTCGTTGCGATCGCCATCACCATCTGGCGTTCGGATAAGGTTCGCAACATGATCCTCGGCATCGGCATGTCCAAGTGGCGGCTGCTTCGCCTCATGATCATGAGCCTCCGGCAGATGACCTTCCTCTCCACCATGAAGATGCTGCACGCCAACGGCATCAACTTGGCGAAGTCGATCCGCGTCTCCGCCAACAGTGTGAAGGGCACCCCTTTCTATCAGGAACTCCGCGACGCCGCCGACAAATACGAAGGCTCCGGCGTTCCCCTCTCCACCGCCTTCTCCAAGTACACCTCGGTGGACTCGCAGGTGGTCCACATGATGTCCATCGGTGAAAAGTCCGCCTCGCTGGATGCGCAGCTCGAGATGCTCGCCCAGATGTATGAGGAGGACGCCGAGAACTACATGGGAACCTTCACCGCTGCCGTGAACTTCCTGGTCCTCATCATCGCCGTCTTCCTGATCGCTGCCGTTTTCATCGGAACCTTCCTGCCAATCTTCCTGATGGGTCCGAAGATGATGAACAGCAAGATGTAATCCCCAACCGCTTGTCGCCATGCAACTGACTCGACTCGACCGTTGGCTAAGGGAGCGCTTCGTCTACGAGACCCACATCTACACGCTTCGCTTGCCCGAAGCCGTGCCAGCCGGGGTCATCGCCGAAGAGCTTCCCGAGTCACCCGGCCGGCGCTTCAAGCACCGCTTCATCCTCCGCAGTGATGCCGCGGTGAAGGCGCTGATCGAGCAGCTGCGCGAGGGTAACCAGATGTTCACCACCCGGGTGGTGGATCGCGAGGCATGGTATGTCCCGCTGATCGCGCCCCATGGCAAGTCCATCACCTGGTGGTTCGTCTGGCTCGGTGTGACCGGCATGGCGGTCTTCGGCCTGGTTCACCTCGGCCGCATCGCGTGGGCCAATCCGGAATTGCGGAAGAACGTCACCGAGGCGTTCTCGATTCTCAAGGGTGACGCGGCCAGACCGGATCGACCCGAGGAGCGAGGACCAAAGAAACGTTAAGATTTCCGGCTTTTCAAGCCCCCTTAAACAACCTAGGTTCCCACTCGTCCCATGAAATCCCGTGTCCATGGCCAATCGTCGCACCGTGGCTTCACGCTGCTGGAGTTGACGTTGGTAATGTCAGTGCTCCTGCTGCTGATCACCGTCGGCCTGAAGTCGAACAATGCCTTCAAGACCTGGAAGCTCGCTCGCGAGGCCTCCGATACCCTGCGCACCGTGTACATCGCGCAGCGCACCTACCTCGCCGACAATCCGACCACGGCAATGAGCGCGCTGACTCCCGCGCTGTTGCTGCCGTACATCCAGAACGGCCCCACCGTTTTCCCCACCGCCAAGTCGGTGACCGGAGCGACGCTCAATGTCTTCGTGGGCGCATCGCCGCCGTTCTACACGACCACCGCCACCGTTTCCGGTGCCACCTCGCCCTCTCGTTACGACCCCTCCGGATCCACCACCGATTCCCTCTGGGATGTAGGAGAATGAAATTCTCACTGGTCGCCGCCCTCATCGCCACGGTCCTTCCGCTCGCCGCAGCGGACACCGCTGGCTTTGAGTCGTTCGGCGAGTACGAGATCCGCAGCCAGACGAAGATCACCGGCAGTGGCAAGGTGGTCCAGGTGCCGATCAAGCCGCTCAAGCTTTCCGTCTCGTCCGATGGAGTGAGCATCCGCATCTCGTCAGCGGAAAAGTCGGAGGCATTCTCCACCTTCACCATCTATCGCTCCGACGGCATCGGCCGCCAGAATACTCCCGGAGGCCCGCTCGAAGTGGTGCCCGGAGTGCAGGCCACCAGCGACCACCGCGGCGTCCACAAGCACCTGCGCCTCACCCGCGATACCCTCACTCTCACCGTTTTCCCAGGAGTCTCC
Coding sequences within it:
- a CDS encoding GspE/PulE family protein produces the protein MIDYDSMSFNELISGQIMRALANHDPQYAELEHDQVANRVTRYCFMGALAKINGLPFFPRVAEFCDGSLHTYCDPTVLTRGLFSPLCVTGDKLIVAVANPWSPLPDEYLAPRFPDLEIVKVVTLASEIARAIESVGTNSGPSRSELEAIDVEDNDESIRDFDVTTDYTEPMAQLVATVMADAVKTRASDIHFKVEKESFYYAYRVDGDIGSKVEIPMKLKDRLDAFLLNLMKLPTEIRATAPGISGRFTISYFHRPIDIRYERHRTYRGYHVTMRLLDKSHINVTLGKGTLAFDEETLFELSKVMRVPAGIIVMSGPTGSGKSTTLNAILRELNRPDVNILTLENPVEDEVPGITHCDLKSPKEFKPMIASFMRSDPDIILMGEVRDIESAELAIEAAVTGHKVLTTIHTPRASQIIERFEQLGIERWKIAQTLKAACAQRLVKLLCPYCKEPKDGISDHDRRTFNLDESWATVPVFAAKSGGCAECRNSGYSGRTAILEIIPITPKTSDMLSKGEISPYELEVKIQNEGILPNLRRSGLRLLREGKTDIEAVAKVIDMTYTDE
- a CDS encoding type II secretion system F family protein; this translates as MSSASATAKPGTPASAAKPAAQGGSFGFLKQTKVKLFTKKQLVSMFRGLASMLRAQINTADALKYYGQGLQDKVMSEALLKIREEINSGVNVHEAFRRTGRFSDMVIGLIQAGSDAGQLHQAFGALAARFTSEMQFTKALRKATVMPSVVITVLASAFVFSQVSIVPQVQDMLKSVAQKPDGMTAIAFKVSAITRAIWPFVFGSVVAIAITIWRSDKVRNMILGIGMSKWRLLRLMIMSLRQMTFLSTMKMLHANGINLAKSIRVSANSVKGTPFYQELRDAADKYEGSGVPLSTAFSKYTSVDSQVVHMMSIGEKSASLDAQLEMLAQMYEEDAENYMGTFTAAVNFLVLIIAVFLIAAVFIGTFLPIFLMGPKMMNSKM
- a CDS encoding type II secretion system protein, whose translation is MKSRVHGQSSHRGFTLLELTLVMSVLLLLITVGLKSNNAFKTWKLAREASDTLRTVYIAQRTYLADNPTTAMSALTPALLLPYIQNGPTVFPTAKSVTGATLNVFVGASPPFYTTTATVSGATSPSRYDPSGSTTDSLWDVGE